A genomic stretch from bacterium BMS3Abin14 includes:
- the nadC gene encoding putative nicotinate-nucleotide pyrophosphorylase [carboxylating], producing the protein MRELPAAVLRLIDLALEEDLGPGDVTAAALIGPLKGRAIIEAREKTVVCGLGVAGSVFKRIDPAIRFKGLAGEGETAAEGDVLAELTGSVASLLAGERTALNFIQRMSGVASLSRQYAERAKNKAVVLDSRKTIPGWRWLDKLAVRTGGCRNHRMGLFDGILIKDNHIAACGGIRQAVARALVNLPPGLAVEVEVDSIAGIKEALSAGAGIIMLDNFTSDQVAAAIPIVAGRALVEVSGGITLENIDGYIQSGKVDFISVGALTHSAVSKDISMEIME; encoded by the coding sequence ATGCGTGAACTTCCCGCCGCCGTCCTCCGGCTGATCGATCTGGCCCTGGAGGAAGATCTGGGCCCCGGCGATGTGACCGCCGCCGCCCTCATCGGACCCCTGAAGGGCAGGGCAATTATAGAGGCGAGGGAAAAAACCGTCGTATGCGGTTTGGGTGTGGCGGGATCCGTTTTCAAGAGGATCGACCCGGCCATACGTTTCAAAGGCCTTGCCGGGGAGGGAGAGACCGCCGCAGAGGGGGACGTTCTGGCGGAGCTCACCGGGTCTGTTGCCTCCCTGTTGGCCGGGGAACGCACAGCCCTTAACTTTATCCAGAGGATGAGTGGGGTTGCAAGCCTTTCACGGCAATACGCCGAAAGGGCGAAAAATAAAGCCGTCGTCTTAGACAGCAGAAAGACCATCCCCGGATGGCGATGGCTTGACAAACTCGCCGTTCGGACCGGAGGCTGCCGGAACCATCGCATGGGGCTTTTCGACGGGATCCTGATCAAGGATAACCATATCGCGGCCTGTGGCGGAATCCGCCAGGCGGTGGCAAGGGCTCTTGTTAATTTACCCCCCGGCCTGGCTGTAGAGGTCGAGGTGGATTCCATAGCGGGGATAAAAGAGGCGTTGTCGGCGGGGGCGGGAATCATCATGCTCGATAACTTCACTTCCGATCAGGTCGCCGCCGCTATCCCCATTGTGGCCGGCAGGGCGCTTGTTGAGGTGTCCGGCGGGATCACCCTGGAAAACATTGATGGATACATTCAAAGCGGAAAGGTGGACTTCATTTCCGTTGGAGCCCTGACTCATTCGGCGGTTTCAAAGGACATCAGTATGGAGATAATGGAGTAA
- the birA gene encoding bifunctional ligase/repressor BirA translates to MDVLSDDQYSVNYPMNLRRYDTVPSTSDLLKTMADEGAAEWTAVLSKSQTRGRGRLGRPWHSPPGNIYLSILLRPTILPNELPRLSLIAALAVFETLRGEMLLLKLKWPNDILFEGRKLAGVLLEAKTQAEKVEYVVVGIGINLKASPAGMPEALAGKTASLEEAGGDLNAERIIKRLEINLRRHSTSYRGAGWEDVRARWLECADWNREYSAMSSGHRCVGRPVSLNPDGSLLFATSDGHVTLTSGELVDIADHRPGYQNTMR, encoded by the coding sequence ATGGACGTTTTGTCAGATGATCAATATTCGGTGAACTATCCGATGAACCTGCGCCGATACGACACCGTCCCCTCCACCAGCGATCTGCTCAAAACCATGGCGGACGAGGGAGCCGCCGAATGGACCGCTGTCCTGTCAAAATCCCAGACGAGGGGAAGGGGGCGTCTCGGGCGGCCCTGGCATTCTCCCCCGGGCAACATCTACCTTTCCATCCTTCTACGCCCCACCATCCTGCCCAATGAGCTTCCCAGGTTGTCCCTTATTGCAGCCCTGGCCGTTTTTGAAACCCTCCGGGGGGAGATGCTTTTGCTTAAGCTGAAGTGGCCCAACGATATTCTCTTCGAGGGCCGGAAACTCGCAGGCGTACTTCTTGAGGCCAAAACGCAGGCTGAGAAAGTGGAATATGTCGTGGTTGGAATAGGGATCAATCTCAAGGCATCCCCGGCGGGCATGCCGGAAGCTCTGGCTGGGAAAACCGCTTCCCTGGAGGAGGCGGGAGGGGACTTGAACGCCGAACGTATCATCAAGAGGCTGGAGATTAACCTTCGACGGCACAGTACCTCATATCGAGGCGCCGGCTGGGAGGATGTCAGGGCCAGGTGGCTGGAATGCGCTGATTGGAATCGGGAATATTCCGCCATGAGCTCCGGGCATCGATGTGTCGGACGCCCCGTAAGCCTGAATCCGGACGGGTCGCTTCTTTTCGCAACTTCCGATGGACATGTTACCTTAACCTCCGGGGAACTCGTCGATATTGCAGATCACCGTCCCGGTTATCAAAATACGATGAGGTGA